In [Phormidium] sp. ETS-05, the genomic window CCTGTTCGATGACCCGCAACCCTGCACTACCAAAAAAGTTAACCGTGTCTTTATCTCTGTTAAAGTCGTCTTCTGTACGGAAACGACCGTTGCCGATGCCAGCCGATACAGTGAGGCTGCTAAATGGTTCGGCGGGACTATTTTTAAAAGGTACGATTTTACTAACTACACCATAAACGCTGCTCCCCGCATCCGTGAAACCCCAGACTATGGCATTTTCATAACCTACAGCCACTGCCCAATTATTCGGTAAAGCCCGGTGTAATTTAAAGCTGAAACTCCCCCGGTCAAATGCTTTGTCGTCATTGTTGCGGCTGCTGAGGTCTAGGACGGATACGGCTACTTCTAAACCCGCATATTTACGGGCATCACCCAAACCAAATCCCGCTGAAATTGAGCCGTCTGATGTTTCTGTAAACCGGGTTCTTTCCTGATAGCTGGCTCCCGCAAATACTTGGCCTAAACTGGCACCAAAGGCGGTGGGGGAACCAGAGCTGGAACCGGGAGAGGCTGCTGCTCCTAAAGTTGATGGGGTCAGGGTTACGGGTAGGGGAGCAATTCGCAACTGTTCGCGCAATTTTTCCTCATCGGCTATGTCCATAGAGTCGCCATTTTGGCTGATTTCTACTGGGGAGGTTTCTGCTGCCCCGATAATGGCTGCCGATCGCACAGAAAAAGCGCCACTCACCCCTTCCTCTAACCCTGCTGGTTTTGTCAGCTCTGGGATATGTAGGAATGAGGCTAGTTGTGAGCTATTTTCTCTGCCATAGAGGTTAAAAATGCTGGGATGGGATTGATTGTGAAAACCTCCAGGTGTGTTTTGGAATTCGGCGGCTTCAGTTATGGCCAGACCTGCCAATATATATATAGACGGGGAGAAATTTGTTTTTGTTCCCGGATGGGCCGATATTGTTACCGGAGTGAACGAATTTGGAGTAACTCCTGGTAGTTGCCCGAAGCCAGGGAAGGACTGTAAGTCTGGCTGGGTTTGGGCTGGACTGGGAGCGGGTAGCCGCAGGGCAGCGGCGCCTAATGCCCTATGGCCAGTGGTGGTAATGGTGGGTTCCCCGCTAGGGGGGTTGGGTTGAGCTAAGGGGGCGGGATTGGCCGAAGTCTGGGGTGGATACATGGCCAGTGCCCCCAAAATTGAGGTGGCAATAATATACTTTCTGGAGGGGATATTCTTCCCGATCGGGTTGCCACCACCATGAGCCCCTTTGCTGCTGTCATCATTGACCTCCTACAACCTTGTTATCTAGGCTATTTTAGCCCGGTTTCGCCACCGCAGAAAGCAAATATTTAGTAAAATTTCCGATTCTTCCTGCTGTTCTCTCCCCAAATCAGCGCTCTCATGGCTAACTCATACCTATTTCGGCTTAGGTAGAAACCATTGCTTTATTTATAATACCCCATCTGTACTCTGAAAATATCATTTTTCTCACCCCCACCTGGACAGCGCCAAATCAAGGCAATGACTCCAAAACCGCCCGGTTTCGTCCCTCGGGATAAATCTTGGTTGAGAAGCCCAGTTTATGGAGAAAAAATGATAATTTATTTTGCTTGCCAATAAAATAAATATTTTATCTATTGACAAAATTAGAAAATTTTCTGATCTCAATTGGGGAGTATGTCAACATATCTTTACAGAATTTACTGCCATCAAGGGTGTCAATTGCTGCTATAATTGCCTCCCAAATGGCTGGATATGCCAAGACAAAACCCGCAGGCTTTAGGCACAGCGGGTTTCGGGAATTTATGGCGCCGCTGCTGGGCAGCTAATGGTTAAAATCTCTCACGACTTGTACCTCCGTAGAAACGCGGATGAAAAGGGCAAATAGGGATAATCTACCCCCCACTTAATCGGTAAAATTACTTAATTTTGCCAATTTCCCGCCCTACGGCTTCAATATTGGCGTAGTTGGCATTCTGAGTGGGGATGAATTTGGCGGCACCAAACAGGTCGAGGATTTCTTTTTGTTCTGGTACTTGGGGGTCGAGCTTTAAGAAGGCTTGCTGCACTTTGGTCACGAAGTCCTCACCGTAACGCTGCTTCACAGTGGGGTTAATCACCCAGTGATAGTCATAATAGGCGGGAGTACGCCAGATGACTTGTACTTTGTCTAAATCGATTTCTTTGGCTTCTAGGCGACTGTTCCACACTTGCTCGTTGAGGGCGCCAATTTCATAGGTGCCTGCTTCTACGAGTTTGATGGTGGTGTCGTGGGACCCGGAGAAACCGACTTCGCCTTTAAAGTCTTGGAGGTTGACTCCGGCTTGTTTGAGGAAATATTGGGGCATGAGCCGTCCGGAGGTGGAGGAGTCGCTGCCAAAAGTGAGGGTGCGTCCTTTGAGTTGTTGCAAGCCGCTGATGTCGGTAAAGGGGGCGATGTTGGTGTTTTTGTTGGCGATGAAGACGGTATGGAATTGGGCATCGATGTCCCGTTGGGCGATCGCCTCGGCGCCAGGGACCTGCAAGCGCGCCTGCACTCCCGTCAGTCCGCCAAACCAAACTAAATCCAAATCTCCTACTTTAAACGCCGTTACCGCAGCGGCGTAGTCGGTGACGGGTTTATATTCCACCTTCACCCCTAGCTCTTTTTCCAAATAAGCCGCCAATTTGCTATAAAGACGTTGGAGCTTTTCCGGGTCCTGGTCGGGGATGGCCCCGGTGACTAAAGGTTGAGCGGACCCGGTAGTGGTGGAGGTGGTGGCTTCCGGTTGGGGAGCGCAAGCGGCTAAAGGTAGCATCAAACCTACCACCGCTGCCCAAGCGATTTGTTTAATTCCCATAATTATGCGATTTCAGCAAAAGTCAGCGATGCTAGTTTAAACCTAATGGTGGGTACTGTAACCAGGTGGCATTTGCAGCCCCGTTGCCAGTAACTCGGAGGCTCGATCGCTCTCTAATGCTGGGGCAAACAAGTATCCTTGCCCCAACTCACATCCGAAACTGTGGAGTTTATCCAGTTGCTCCCTGGTTTCCACCCCTTCGGCTACCACATCCATGCCCAAATTGTGCGCTAGGTCAACAATAGTTTTGACAATTTCCCAATTATTATCGCTGGCTTCCATGCGGCTGACAAAGGAATGGTCAATTTTCAAAGTATCGATTTCTAGCTGCTGTAAATAGCTCAGGGATGAATAGCCAGTACCAAAATCATCCATGCAGAGCTGAATTTGCCGAGATTTAATCTGGGACAGAATGGCTCTGGCAAATTCGGCATTGTCCATAATAACACTTTCGGTAATTTCCATCTTGATGTCCCGGCGATCGACCCCAGTTTCTGCAAAAATTAAATCGATTTGCTCGATGAGGTTGGATTGGTAAAACTGGCGGAAAGAGAGATTAACGGACATAGTTAAGGGGCGCTGGTCTGGAAATTGCTGCTGCCAGAGATGGAGCTGGTGGCTGGCTTCGCGCAATACCCACTCCCCAAGGGGGACGATGAGACCGGTTTCTTCGGCGAGGGGGATAAACTGGGCTGGGGAAACTCTGCCTAGTTCTGGGTGATCCCAGCGCAATAGAGCCTCAAAGCCGACGATGCGGTTCGTGGCAAGGGCGACTATGGGTTGGTAGTGGAGTTGAAACTGGCTGGAGATTTCTAACTCTTCAGGGTTGTAGTTTTTCTCCTCCAAGGATTTAACGGCTCGCCGGAGGTCGTTTTCTAGCTGGAGCATGGCCAGAATTTGCTGGTGTACGGCGGTATTGAAGACTTCATAGCGCGATCGTCCCAGAGCTTTGGCGCGGTACATGACGATATGAGCGTCCCGGAGGATGTCTTCGGGTTGGTCGTAACCGGTGGAACTCAGAGCGATGCCAATGCTGACGCTGGTAAAGACTTCTGGGCCGTCGAGGATGAAAGGGAGGCTTAAAGTGGTGTGAATTTGTTCGGCGACTTGGGTGGCTCGGCTGAGTTCGGGGATGTTGTTGAGCAGGATGGCAAATTCATCGCCGCCAAGACGAGCGACTAAATCGCTGTTGGCGATGCAGTTCTGGAGACGATAGGCGATTTCTATGAGCAAACCATCGCCGACGGTATGTCCGAGGCTGTCATTGATGACTTTGAAGCGATCGAGGTCGAGGAAGAGGACGGCGAATAAGTAATCTGGGTTTTGTTTGGCGCGAGCCACTACTCGGGCTAGCTCTTCCATGAATAAGGCGCGGTTGGGCAGGCCCGTGAGGGAGTCATGGAAGGCGTTGTAGCGCAGTTGCTCTTCCATTTGGGCTTTGGCTTGGATTTCTTGGCGCAGTTGCTCGTTGGCGGTTTTTAATTCGGCGGTACGTTGTTCAACGATGGTTTCCAGGCGGGCGTTGAGTTGGGCGAGTTTGGCTTCCGCGCCTGTGCGAGCGATCGCCCCACCGATACTCCCCGCCGCTGCCATCAAAATCGATTTTTCCGTCTCGGTCCATTGCCTTTCTTGGCGGCAGTCGTCGAAGCCGATAAACCCCCAACAATCACCCTGAATCTGAATTGGCACTACTAAAATTGAGCGGATGTCTTGTGCTTGAAGGATTTCTCGCGCTGGCGAGGGCAAATCCTGCACAGAGGAGGCGATCGCTCTCCCAACACTGAGGGTTTCATACCACCACATCCCGATATCATCGTAACTGACGTTTTGCAAGTCGGGATTGTCGATTTGCGGCGTCACTCCCGGCTTTACCCATTCCCAACGCTGACTGGTGAGGGGGATACCGGTTTGGGGATGGTAGTGATGCTGAAAAATATAAACCCGATCGACCAGGGTGGCTTGCCCTAAAGCCTCCAGAGCCTGCGCGATCGCTGCCGCCTCTTCCGTGGTAGTCAGCAATTGATTTGTTGCTTTCGCCACCCCTTCCAAAAGCCAGTTTTCTTCCCAGCAGGTGGTTTGGGAGTCCCGCTTTATGGTCACGGTCCCTAGGTTTTCTGCCTCCGTCAGCACATAAGTGCAGAACTCCACCAACAGAGCCGTCTGGCTGGATTCGGTGATGACGCTAGAACCGATGCACTTCAACACCACTGAATTTCCTTTAAAATCAAACCTCCATCTCAGGCTCAAGGTTTTTCCTGGTGCTAATTCCGGGATGTTTTCTTCTAGCTGAAGCTGGGATCCCCCCAGAATTTGATGCCCCTCACGATCGAGTAGTTCTTCCAAGCTGCTGGCGTTCCAAAGAGTTAGAGCCGCCCGGTTTGCCCAACAAATTTGCATCGTCTCGATGTCTAAAATCCACATGGGTGTTTGCAAGACATCGAGCAACGCCAATTGCGAGCGCGTCAAGATTAAATCGCTAGTTTTGGGCATGGATTGCATTAAAAGCGCCTTTCCTCTGGCCTTCCGGTTCACCCGAATCCACTGGCTAAATCATATTTTAGTAGGTAAATTGGATCGAGCGTGGAAAATTGGGATTGGGAGTGGTGAATCCCTGGTGGTGGGTTTGTCAGAACCGAAGGGAGGACCTTGCTTCTTGCTTTCCATCACCAAGAAAAAGCCGATCGGGAATAGTTGCCTTTCCCTACTGCTTTTGCCCCCATGAAGGGTATCACCCCCCATTCTGATTCCCGATGGAGTTTGGGGAAGACATCGCGACGGTATCGCTGGCTACCTAAATAGTGCCGAGCGGTGGATTAGAGATACTCTTTAATCGTGATACTGCCCCACAGCCCCACCCACAATGGAATCTATTAGCGGGTCGGGTTCTGTAGGGTGGCCTTGGCCACTACAGAACTGGTGATCACAGGTGACGTCAGGCACTGCCCACCTAAATGAGGCTCTATCTGAGGTTTTTTGAGGGATTTCCCTGATTGTATCTATAGGTTGTTTGACTAGAGCAATCCTAAAGTGATGCTAAAATTTTTGTCCCGGCAGTCCAGAAGCCCTGACGGTGCAGGGGTAAGCACGGGGGCGTTACCCCTACAATTACCACAATCTATTAAGGATTGCTATAATCAGCAGAGTAAACGCATCAAAATTTAGGTCATAATTCCGGTAAAGTATGAAAGAAAAACCTT contains:
- a CDS encoding putative selenate ABC transporter substrate-binding protein, which encodes MGIKQIAWAAVVGLMLPLAACAPQPEATTSTTTGSAQPLVTGAIPDQDPEKLQRLYSKLAAYLEKELGVKVEYKPVTDYAAAVTAFKVGDLDLVWFGGLTGVQARLQVPGAEAIAQRDIDAQFHTVFIANKNTNIAPFTDISGLQQLKGRTLTFGSDSSTSGRLMPQYFLKQAGVNLQDFKGEVGFSGSHDTTIKLVEAGTYEIGALNEQVWNSRLEAKEIDLDKVQVIWRTPAYYDYHWVINPTVKQRYGEDFVTKVQQAFLKLDPQVPEQKEILDLFGAAKFIPTQNANYANIEAVGREIGKIK
- a CDS encoding bifunctional diguanylate cyclase/phosphodiesterase, whose translation is MPKTSDLILTRSQLALLDVLQTPMWILDIETMQICWANRAALTLWNASSLEELLDREGHQILGGSQLQLEENIPELAPGKTLSLRWRFDFKGNSVVLKCIGSSVITESSQTALLVEFCTYVLTEAENLGTVTIKRDSQTTCWEENWLLEGVAKATNQLLTTTEEAAAIAQALEALGQATLVDRVYIFQHHYHPQTGIPLTSQRWEWVKPGVTPQIDNPDLQNVSYDDIGMWWYETLSVGRAIASSVQDLPSPAREILQAQDIRSILVVPIQIQGDCWGFIGFDDCRQERQWTETEKSILMAAAGSIGGAIARTGAEAKLAQLNARLETIVEQRTAELKTANEQLRQEIQAKAQMEEQLRYNAFHDSLTGLPNRALFMEELARVVARAKQNPDYLFAVLFLDLDRFKVINDSLGHTVGDGLLIEIAYRLQNCIANSDLVARLGGDEFAILLNNIPELSRATQVAEQIHTTLSLPFILDGPEVFTSVSIGIALSSTGYDQPEDILRDAHIVMYRAKALGRSRYEVFNTAVHQQILAMLQLENDLRRAVKSLEEKNYNPEELEISSQFQLHYQPIVALATNRIVGFEALLRWDHPELGRVSPAQFIPLAEETGLIVPLGEWVLREASHQLHLWQQQFPDQRPLTMSVNLSFRQFYQSNLIEQIDLIFAETGVDRRDIKMEITESVIMDNAEFARAILSQIKSRQIQLCMDDFGTGYSSLSYLQQLEIDTLKIDHSFVSRMEASDNNWEIVKTIVDLAHNLGMDVVAEGVETREQLDKLHSFGCELGQGYLFAPALESDRASELLATGLQMPPGYSTHH